Part of the Drosophila kikkawai strain 14028-0561.14 chromosome 3L, DkikHiC1v2, whole genome shotgun sequence genome is shown below.
TCTATAAAAATGGGTTTACAATGAGTATCcgataaaaatattactttcaTATAACTTACATATTCATTTTGTACAACTATTTTCTTATACTGCTCACAATCCTTAGCTTGATGTCCAGGTTTTCCACAAGCGAAGCAAGTACCCATCTCTCGTTTCGGCTTTCGACATTCGCTTGATATGTGCCCCAAACTGTTACAGTTGTAACACTTAACATTTCGCCTTTGAGTTTTTCCAGTACCCTTCCGTTCCTGTGCGTTTCGTTGTATGAATGCTTCTAACATTTCGGTCTTCGTCGAGAAATTTTGTAGTTTCGCAATGTTCCGAAGATTTACATCCGGAATTCCCGCTATCATGTACTCGATCAGCTCATCTTCATCCAGGTCAATTTCATTTCCCAGAGATACCATTTCTTGGAAATATTCGTCGAAGCGTTTCCCTCATTTCCAGGTGCATAATTGAAGTTGATAATAAGTTTAGACCCTTtcttttcaaaatgtttagcCATTTCATCTAGCAGAAAATCTACAGTTTCTGCCATTAGTGTAGGATTTGCAGTCATCCATTCCAATGCTTTGCTTTTaactttgttaaaaattaCTGCTCGCATCACATCGTCATCTACGTTGTAAGTTTTCCGAACATTGTTGATCATTGTACGCCAGTTGAAGAATTTATTGTCACATTCAAAAACGTATACCAGCTCTTTTAGCATTTCCagagatattttatttctagcACCCTCTGCATaacttatttgatttttaatactAGTCAGTTCTTCCTCCagtttatgtattttttcatctttcttaaaaatttcaaagcgTTGTAGAATAACATCTAAGTCGCATTGCTCTTTCATATTTCCTGGCTCGTTAAAATCTCCATTGTTTTTGCCGACCGCTTCCCTTACGTTGTTGTTCGGCCTTACGTTATCATCTTGCTTTATATTGTCGTTTAGCATTACGTTTTTATTTCCCTTTACGTTGtcgtttccatttccatcttGCTTCGCGTTGTATATCTTCCTTacgttttcatttttctttacGTCGTCGATTTTCTTTACGTTGATTTTTTCCATTACGTCGTAGCTTTTCTTTACGTTGTCCTTTCCTTCTTCTTTGTCGTTGTACTGGTCGTCGCCATCTTCATTTTGCATCTTCTCTCGTCTCTCGCTATTCTGTTGCCCACTCTCGTTGTTTCTCTCTTCTCCTTCGCCGCATTTCTCTACGTTGTCTTTGATTTCTGTCGAAATGGCGGCGTCGTTTTCCGTCCCATCCGAAAGGTTTCTCGAATGTTCCATTTCGTCGAATTTACTAGATTCCCaattcctttttaattttagcacgCTCTGCCCAATTTGTGGTTTCGCTATTCGTTGCAACCTCCAAATCAAAATGTTTTTGGTGCCGGTAGCATCCAAACTATTCCCGACGCACAAAAATTGCAATTcttttttaagcaaattttttaagtttgtcGATGGCATGTATGTACATCCACACACATGTATGTGTGTACTTCCAGATTTGTTaatttgatgatgatgacacaGTTCACTTAAGGCGTGTTCATGACCACTTCTGAATATTATAGGCCTTTATATATTGCagtctttatatttttattttacaccAAAAGTTGCGCACTTCTTTTAACAAAACGCCGACAAAAAGTAGAGATCGCAGTCTCTCCGTATATATCATTAGAAACTATCGATAGCCTACATTATTTACAATCGATATAATATATTGCTTCCACTTATTCTACATGGTGttcctaatattttttccactTATACTACATGGTGTTCCTAATATGTTCCTACAATATCTTAAGTATACTTTATTcttacttatatatattaaactttctttgtatataaaagttacatttattttactttaattactactttacttttatttttacctcaGATTATATAAACAGTTTCTTCCCAAAGTTTTTGTCCTCTTGCTTTTCCCACGAAAATCCAATCCATCTCCGAGGGAATCCAACAGAAGGAAACtccaacaaaataatatactttCTTCACAAAACCAATCTTATAcacaacatttaatttataacttcAACATGTAGCATAAACACTTCTTTTGTTAATACACAATCGAGCGGTAAGCCACAGCAGCCAATGCTCGTTAATctttttaagttttagttttaactaATTGTTTAgcattatataaataaataaatgtttttgtttgtacCCTATTTTATACgttttaatattaagaaaCTCTAGAACTTTGCGTTCATAACTGACCATATTTAAGTAGACTTTCAGAATATTCAAGAAGTCTACATTCTaagattatttataattaatttaattgtattaaaacTACTATTGCTCAGAAATACAAGAACTGTGttagtatttattataattgtaaaatataatagaagACGAAGTATGGTTCCCTTGTGACCAATTTGATCGAATGGGAAAGCGATCGATCTCAGTGGTGTATAacacatttatataaataaaatttaaaccttAATTCTGAAATTGTAGAAAATGAATACACTCTGAGAAGTAACAAAATATTgtatgtttattaaattatttctatatataagaAATTACCGATCTATCCCGTCTCGGCTTACGAAAGAAAAAAGTCTAAGTACTTGCAAACTTTCATTCAATTATAAAACTGAGAAATTAGTCTTGCGGATAAAAGAACTTAGCAAAATCaattcggctgttgatgcggatcaagaataaatatttttcattggGAGAAAAATACCTCCTTCACTGGCGTCCCGAAGTAAGCTTCCTTTGATACTGTTTCAATAAAAGCGATGCGTTCTAATCCCCGGATGCTGATTGTTTTGAACTGCAAAGACTAGAGAAATATCGAGTGAATTCGAccgtttaaaataaaataaaatttaaaaaaacatttgaaattttattttaactgGTCACTTAACAGAACTCCTTTTTAATTGGTTGCGGCCAATTATGATAAACGGTTATtgccaaaaacaaatatttaagtgtCAATAACTTAAAATCCGCGTTTAGTGAAGGTTGGCGGCTCCATCAAACTCAAATTTAAGAACTTCAATGAAACGTTGTATTATTTTCGTGTTCTGCGTTTTTATACCATCCGTGGTAAATATCACcagattttaaaacttttgaaCAAACGTCACTTCTGAGCCTTCCTAGATGGATAAAATCATAATACTCGAAAACAAATGTGGGGATTACAACCGGAGTTATTTATCCAACGTTTCACTATGGATAAAAAATTATCGGTTAAATTTGGAGATATACTTGATAAGTGACCTTTTCGCTGGCGTTACGATGGACTTGGAGTTCCTTATCAGCATGCCGAACTCAGTAAAGTATCAGAAGATCTTCCAGTACTCGCTAGATATGTGCAGCCTGCTGGCCCAGAGGAGGAACAACATATTCAAGAGATGGGTTTCGACCTTTTTTAATTCTGGTAACTTTAAAAAGTACTGCCCGGTGGAGCCTGGCTTATACTACCTGAGGAACTACAACTACAACACTCTATTTATTCCAAAGTTCTTGTACGCGGGCAAGTACCGAGTGAACTTCGACATGTTTCAGTTAAGGAACAGCGACCGAGACTTCGTTATGGAATGTACCTTTGAAGTTGAAATAAAGTAACCGATTTGTGACCTGTATTCTATTCATATGATGCTGATCGTGTTGACCAGCAAAGAAAGAATACAATTTTCTTGCTTTGAGACAAATCGAGTGAATCCGAccgtttaaaataaaataatataaattatacatatgtattattattttaaatgctcataTAACAAGCTCCCCTTTAATTGGTGCGGTCAATTATGTTAAGCGGTTATTGccgaaaacaaatatttaagtgcCAATAGCTTCCAATTCTCTTTTAGTAAAGGTTAACTGCTCCATCAAACTCTAATTTCGAAAATTCAAT
Proteins encoded:
- the LOC108072805 gene encoding uncharacterized protein PF3D7_1120600-like; the protein is MPSTNLKNLLKKELQFLCVGNSLDATGTKNILIWRLQRIAKPQIGQSVLKLKRNWESSKFDEMEHSRNLSDGTENDAAISTEIKDNVEKCGEGEERNNESGQQNSERREKMQNEDGDDQYNDKEEGKDNVKKSYDVMEKINVKKIDDVKKNENVRKIYNAKQDGNGNDNVKGNKNVMLNDNIKQDDNVRPNNNVREAVGKNNGDFNEPGNMKEQCDLDVILQRFEIFKKDEKIHKLEEELTSIKNQISYAEGARNKISLEMLKELVYVFECDNKFFNWRTMINNVRKTYNVDDDVMRAVIFNKVKSKALEWMTANPTLMAETVDFLLDEMAKHFEKKGSKLIINFNYAPGNEGNASTNISKKWYLWEMKLTWMKMS
- the LOC108072577 gene encoding uncharacterized protein, with protein sequence MDKIIILENKCGDYNRSYLSNVSLWIKNYRLNLEIYLISDLFAGVTMDLEFLISMPNSVKYQKIFQYSLDMCSLLAQRRNNIFKRWVSTFFNSGNFKKYCPVEPGLYYLRNYNYNTLFIPKFLYAGKYRVNFDMFQLRNSDRDFVMECTFEVEIK